One window of the Synechococcus sp. CC9311 genome contains the following:
- the ahcY gene encoding adenosylhomocysteinase gives MVATAAATAELQVAKDYVIADIGLADFGRKELNIAETEMPGLMALRAKYGKDKPLKGARIAGSLHMTIQTAVLIETLVELGADVRWASCNIFSTQDHAAAAMAAGGIPVFAVKGETLEEYWDYTHSILEWGDGGTPNMILDDGGDATGLVMLGSKAEQDITVLDNPSNEEETFLFASIKKKLAKDSSFYSRIKAEIQGVTEETTTGVARLYKMQKSGELPFPAINVNDSVTKSKFDNLYGCRESLVDSIKRATDVMVAGKQALVVGYGDVGKGSAQSLRGLGATVCIAEVDPICALQAAMEGYRVVRLEDVVDQMDIFVTATGNYQVIRNEHLVKMKDEAIVCNIGHFDNEIDVASLKSYEWDNIKPQVDHITLPSGNKIILLAEGRLVNLGCATGHPSFVMSNSFTNQVLAQIELFTKGSEYGKEVYVLPKHLDEMVARLHLEKIGCKLTELSKDQADYINVPVEGPYKPDHYRY, from the coding sequence ATGGTGGCAACAGCCGCGGCAACGGCCGAACTTCAGGTCGCAAAGGACTACGTCATTGCGGATATCGGTTTAGCCGATTTTGGACGCAAGGAACTCAATATTGCTGAGACCGAGATGCCCGGTCTGATGGCATTGCGTGCCAAGTACGGCAAGGACAAGCCCTTGAAGGGGGCCCGGATTGCCGGCTCCCTGCACATGACGATTCAGACAGCTGTTCTGATCGAAACCCTGGTCGAGCTTGGTGCCGATGTGCGCTGGGCCTCCTGCAACATTTTCTCCACCCAAGACCACGCTGCAGCTGCGATGGCTGCTGGTGGGATTCCAGTCTTTGCTGTTAAGGGTGAAACCCTTGAGGAGTACTGGGATTACACCCATAGCATTCTCGAATGGGGCGATGGCGGAACGCCCAACATGATCCTGGACGACGGTGGGGATGCCACCGGTCTGGTGATGTTGGGTAGCAAGGCTGAGCAGGACATCACCGTGCTCGATAACCCTTCCAACGAAGAGGAGACCTTCCTGTTCGCTTCGATCAAGAAGAAGTTGGCCAAGGATTCCAGTTTCTACAGCCGTATTAAGGCTGAGATTCAGGGTGTGACCGAGGAGACCACCACAGGAGTGGCTCGTCTTTACAAGATGCAGAAGAGCGGAGAGCTTCCCTTCCCTGCGATCAACGTCAACGATTCGGTCACGAAGAGCAAGTTCGACAACCTCTATGGCTGTCGTGAATCGCTGGTTGACAGCATTAAGCGCGCGACCGACGTGATGGTGGCTGGCAAGCAAGCCCTCGTGGTTGGTTACGGCGATGTAGGCAAGGGTTCTGCGCAGTCATTGCGTGGGCTTGGCGCCACCGTTTGCATTGCTGAAGTGGATCCCATTTGCGCACTGCAGGCTGCGATGGAGGGTTACCGGGTTGTCCGCCTCGAGGATGTGGTGGATCAGATGGACATCTTTGTGACCGCCACGGGTAACTACCAGGTGATCCGCAATGAGCATCTGGTGAAGATGAAGGACGAAGCGATCGTCTGCAACATCGGACATTTCGATAATGAGATCGATGTGGCCTCTCTCAAATCCTATGAGTGGGACAACATCAAGCCTCAGGTGGATCACATCACCCTGCCTAGCGGCAACAAGATTATTCTTCTTGCCGAAGGCCGTCTCGTGAATCTGGGCTGCGCCACCGGTCACCCTAGTTTCGTGATGAGCAACTCATTTACCAATCAAGTGTTGGCTCAGATTGAGCTGTTCACGAAGGGCAGTGAGTACGGCAAAGAGGTGTATGTGTTGCCTAAGCATCTCGATGAGATGGTGGCTCGCCTCCATCTTGAGAAGATCGGATGCAAGCTCACTGAGCTGAGTAAAGATCAAGCTGATTACATCAACGTTCCTGTGGAAGGCCCCTATAAGCCTGATCACTATCGTTATTGA
- a CDS encoding DedA family protein codes for MGLSELITQLPELIGQAVEANQWLGYGAIFAAMFLENLFPPIPSELIMPLGGFYVQQGQLQFIPVVLAGLIGTVLGALPWYGIGRLINEQRIEQWLERHGRWIGISPEELARSRRWFSRYGTALVFWGRLVPGIRTLISVPAGIELMPMAPFLIWTTAGSLIWTLLLTIAGMVLGEGYSNVEVWIDPVSKVIKVGLVIAVLAGGIWVALRIWRRRQSAD; via the coding sequence ATGGGTCTGTCTGAACTGATTACTCAGCTTCCAGAGCTGATTGGGCAGGCCGTCGAGGCGAATCAATGGTTGGGGTATGGAGCCATTTTTGCTGCCATGTTTCTGGAAAACTTGTTTCCGCCCATCCCCTCAGAGCTGATCATGCCTCTGGGAGGGTTTTATGTGCAGCAAGGACAATTGCAATTCATCCCTGTTGTCCTTGCGGGTTTGATCGGAACGGTGCTGGGTGCGTTGCCTTGGTATGGCATCGGCCGCCTCATCAATGAACAACGCATTGAGCAATGGCTGGAGCGCCATGGCCGCTGGATCGGCATCAGCCCTGAGGAGCTCGCGCGGAGCCGCCGCTGGTTCAGTCGTTATGGCACTGCTTTGGTGTTTTGGGGACGGTTGGTGCCAGGCATTCGCACCCTGATTTCGGTTCCTGCTGGGATTGAACTGATGCCGATGGCTCCGTTTTTAATTTGGACCACGGCTGGCAGCTTGATCTGGACGCTCTTGCTCACCATCGCCGGGATGGTGCTTGGTGAGGGCTACAGCAATGTTGAGGTCTGGATCGACCCCGTCTCCAAAGTGATCAAGGTAGGCCTGGTCATCGCTGTTTTGGCCGGTGGTATTTGGGTTGCCCTCAGGATTTGGCGTCGCCGCCAATCCGCCGATTAA
- the lysS gene encoding lysine--tRNA ligase, protein MSELRETRLEKANALKEQGQEPYALRFDLTDRMARLQADHADLAKGAERDLKVSVAGRVMTRRVMGKLAFFTLADETGTIQLFLEKATLGDSFAQLSSLVDAGDLIGVHGILRRTDRGELSVKVSKWEMLTKSLQPLPDKWHGLADVEKRYRQRYLDLIVTPQSRETFRRRAMAVSAIRRWLDERDFLEIETPVLQSEAGGAEARPFITHHNTLDLPLYLRIATELHLKRLVVGGFERVYELGRIFRNEGVSTRHNPEFTSVEVYQAYADYNDMMTLTEQLIASVCEQVCGTTRISYQGVEVDLTPSWRRATMHELVQEATGLDFTSFETREAAVEAMRAANLPAPDKADTVGRLLNEAFEHAVEPNLIQPTFVLDYPQEISPLARKHRSKPGLVERFELFIVGRETANAFSELTDPLDQRGRMELQQERRAAGDVEASGVDEDFIQALEVGMPPTGGLGIGIDRLVMLLTDSPSIRDVIAFPLMRPEG, encoded by the coding sequence TTGTCTGAACTTCGTGAGACCCGCTTGGAGAAGGCGAATGCTCTCAAAGAACAGGGGCAAGAGCCGTATGCATTGCGTTTTGATCTCACCGATCGCATGGCTCGCCTGCAAGCCGATCACGCTGATCTTGCAAAAGGCGCCGAGCGAGACCTCAAAGTTTCGGTTGCTGGTCGGGTGATGACGCGCCGGGTGATGGGCAAGCTTGCATTTTTCACGCTGGCGGATGAAACGGGAACGATCCAGTTGTTCCTTGAGAAAGCAACGCTGGGCGACAGCTTTGCTCAGCTCAGTTCCTTGGTGGATGCAGGTGACCTCATCGGGGTTCATGGCATCTTGCGCCGCACCGATCGGGGTGAGTTGTCCGTCAAGGTGAGCAAATGGGAGATGCTCACCAAATCGCTGCAGCCGTTGCCAGATAAGTGGCATGGCCTGGCGGATGTGGAGAAGCGCTATCGACAGCGCTATCTGGATTTGATCGTGACGCCGCAGTCCCGTGAGACGTTCCGGCGTCGGGCGATGGCTGTTAGTGCGATCCGCCGTTGGTTGGATGAACGCGACTTTCTAGAGATCGAAACACCGGTCCTGCAGTCCGAAGCCGGTGGCGCTGAGGCGCGGCCGTTCATCACGCATCACAACACCCTCGATCTGCCTCTCTACTTGCGGATTGCCACTGAGCTCCATCTCAAACGGCTCGTGGTGGGTGGATTTGAACGGGTCTATGAGCTCGGGCGGATCTTTCGCAACGAAGGGGTGAGCACGCGCCATAACCCTGAATTCACTTCGGTGGAGGTGTATCAGGCCTATGCCGATTACAACGACATGATGACGCTCACCGAACAGCTAATCGCTTCGGTTTGTGAGCAGGTATGCGGTACAACCCGCATCAGCTACCAGGGCGTGGAGGTGGACCTGACGCCGTCCTGGAGACGCGCCACGATGCATGAACTCGTGCAGGAGGCCACCGGCCTGGATTTCACCTCCTTCGAGACCCGTGAAGCGGCTGTGGAGGCGATGCGAGCGGCCAATCTCCCGGCGCCAGATAAGGCCGACACCGTTGGACGGCTTTTGAACGAAGCGTTTGAGCATGCTGTGGAACCCAATTTGATCCAGCCCACCTTTGTGCTCGATTACCCGCAGGAAATTTCACCCCTGGCGCGTAAACATCGCAGCAAGCCAGGGCTTGTGGAGCGCTTTGAATTGTTCATCGTGGGCCGAGAAACGGCCAATGCCTTCAGTGAGCTCACGGATCCTTTGGATCAAAGAGGCCGCATGGAGCTCCAGCAGGAACGTCGTGCTGCCGGAGATGTGGAAGCCAGCGGAGTGGATGAAGATTTCATCCAGGCGCTCGAAGTGGGAATGCCCCCCACGGGTGGACTTGGAATCGGCATTGATCGCCTGGTGATGCTGCTTACTGACAGCCCCTCGATTCGGGATGTCATTGCCTTCCCATTGATGCGACCTGAGGGGTGA
- the tsaE gene encoding tRNA (adenosine(37)-N6)-threonylcarbamoyltransferase complex ATPase subunit type 1 TsaE, with translation MNDKYFGDAEASGSLIRQSTDETRILDDLEATKDLGRMLAARLKPHDILLLQGPLGAGKTSLVQGLADALGIQEPITSPTFALAQHYPEGTPPLIHLDLYRLEQAFAANDLFLQEEEEASAMGALLVVEWPERLSLSLPDAWFLDLNYAPGGGRTISLQCPNVMPARKTTTSER, from the coding sequence GTGAACGATAAATACTTCGGAGACGCCGAGGCTTCGGGCTCCCTTATCCGCCAATCTACAGATGAGACAAGGATCCTTGACGATCTTGAGGCCACAAAAGACCTTGGCCGGATGTTGGCAGCGCGCCTCAAACCGCACGACATCTTGCTCCTACAGGGACCACTCGGAGCAGGCAAAACCTCTCTCGTGCAGGGGCTAGCCGACGCTCTAGGAATCCAAGAACCGATCACCAGCCCAACCTTTGCACTTGCTCAGCACTACCCCGAAGGCACCCCACCACTGATCCATCTCGACCTGTACCGCCTCGAGCAAGCCTTCGCAGCCAACGACCTCTTCCTTCAAGAAGAAGAAGAAGCCTCTGCGATGGGAGCCCTGCTCGTGGTGGAGTGGCCTGAAAGGCTCAGCCTTTCTCTACCTGACGCCTGGTTTTTAGATCTCAATTACGCCCCTGGCGGAGGACGCACCATCTCGCTGCAGTGTCCGAACGTCATGCCTGCAAGAAAGACGACGACCAGCGAGAGATGA
- a CDS encoding single-stranded DNA-binding protein: MSVNSVTLVGRAGRDPEVRYFESGSMVANLTIAVNRRSRDDEPDWFNLEIWGKQAQVAADYVKKGSLLGIIGSFKLDRWTDRNSGEERSKPVVRVDRLELLGSKRDSEAGSGGFGGGSPSDEEVPF, from the coding sequence ATGAGTGTCAACTCCGTAACGTTGGTCGGCCGCGCTGGCCGAGACCCCGAAGTTCGCTACTTCGAATCCGGAAGCATGGTGGCCAACCTGACCATTGCAGTGAATCGCCGCAGCCGCGACGACGAGCCGGATTGGTTCAACCTTGAGATCTGGGGCAAACAGGCCCAGGTTGCCGCTGATTACGTCAAAAAAGGATCACTCCTCGGCATCATCGGTAGCTTCAAATTGGATCGCTGGACAGATCGCAATAGCGGCGAAGAACGCAGCAAACCCGTGGTTCGCGTTGATCGCCTCGAACTTCTTGGCTCCAAGCGCGACAGCGAAGCGGGTTCCGGTGGATTTGGGGGAGGAAGCCCCAGCGACGAGGAGGTTCCCTTCTAA
- a CDS encoding sugar ABC transporter substrate-binding protein has protein sequence MIQHTSHRRRWLALALLSTSLLIGGCRRAAAPEGALQLWTLQLAPKFNTYMEQVIDRWDDGHPDAPVRWTDLPWGSVERKLLAAVFARTAPDVVNLNPPFAANLASKGGLTDLTPLLPPDAAQRYLPSVWRAARDPKAGQIAVPWYLTVRLSLVNQKLLQQAGVNAPPRRWEDVPAFARQIRERTGRYGLFVTAVPDDSAELLESMVQMGVVLLDDKQRAGFNSPEGRKAFAFWTDLYREGLLPREVVSQGQRRAIELYQSGQLALLASGAEFLRSIQTNAPGVAAVTSPQPPLTGGDGTANVALMTLAVPRQSQRAQEALSFALDLTNGPNQARFAREARVLPSSLEALRQVRAELEAERPATPELAQVREARLLSAKTLERARVLVPATPGVKRLQSIVYTQLQRAMLGQISSEEAVRTAAEQWNRYSEARWP, from the coding sequence ATGATTCAGCACACTTCCCATCGCCGTAGGTGGCTGGCCCTGGCTCTTCTCAGCACCTCGTTGCTGATCGGGGGCTGCCGGCGTGCCGCAGCGCCAGAAGGAGCTCTCCAGCTTTGGACGCTGCAACTAGCGCCCAAGTTCAACACTTACATGGAACAGGTGATTGATCGCTGGGACGATGGCCATCCAGATGCACCGGTGCGTTGGACCGACTTGCCTTGGGGTTCTGTGGAACGGAAGCTCCTGGCTGCAGTGTTTGCTCGCACTGCCCCGGATGTTGTGAATCTCAATCCCCCCTTTGCAGCCAATTTGGCAAGCAAGGGTGGGTTGACCGATCTCACGCCGCTGTTGCCACCGGATGCCGCTCAGCGCTATTTGCCTTCGGTGTGGCGTGCGGCACGCGATCCAAAGGCTGGCCAGATCGCCGTGCCCTGGTATCTCACGGTCCGCCTCAGCTTGGTCAATCAGAAGCTGCTGCAACAGGCGGGCGTGAACGCGCCGCCTCGTCGCTGGGAGGATGTTCCTGCCTTTGCTCGTCAAATTCGAGAGCGAACGGGACGTTACGGCCTTTTTGTCACGGCTGTGCCCGACGATTCAGCCGAATTGCTGGAGTCGATGGTGCAGATGGGGGTTGTTTTGCTGGATGACAAACAGCGAGCGGGATTCAACTCTCCAGAGGGGCGTAAGGCGTTTGCGTTTTGGACCGATCTGTATCGAGAGGGCCTTCTCCCTAGGGAAGTGGTCAGTCAGGGGCAACGCCGGGCGATTGAGCTTTACCAAAGTGGACAGCTCGCGCTGCTGGCCAGTGGGGCTGAATTTTTACGCAGCATCCAGACCAACGCCCCTGGCGTGGCGGCGGTGACCTCCCCGCAACCGCCCCTCACAGGAGGCGATGGCACCGCCAACGTGGCTTTGATGACGCTTGCCGTTCCTCGCCAGAGTCAGCGCGCGCAAGAGGCGTTGTCGTTTGCACTCGATCTCACCAACGGGCCGAACCAAGCGCGCTTTGCGCGCGAGGCCAGGGTGTTGCCCTCCTCCCTAGAGGCGCTCAGGCAGGTGCGTGCTGAGCTTGAAGCTGAGCGTCCTGCAACCCCTGAGTTGGCTCAAGTTCGAGAAGCAAGGCTTCTCTCGGCCAAGACGCTGGAGCGGGCCAGGGTCCTGGTCCCTGCGACGCCCGGCGTCAAGCGTCTTCAGAGCATCGTGTACACCCAACTACAGCGGGCGATGTTGGGTCAGATCAGCAGTGAGGAGGCAGTGCGTACGGCTGCTGAGCAGTGGAACCGTTACTCAGAGGCGCGATGGCCCTAA
- a CDS encoding rod shape-determining protein, with translation MLFRRFQLSRDIGIDLGTANTLIYVSGKGIVLQEPSVVAIDLERGVPLAVGDEAKLMLGRTPGNIRAVRPLRDGVIADFDAAEQMLKSFIQKGNEGRGIIAPRLVVGIPSGVTGVERRAVREAGLAGAREVHLIDEPVAAAIGAGLPVTEPVGTMIVDIGGGTTEVAVLSLGGTVLSESVRVAGDEISDSIGVHLKKVHNLVVGERTAEDIKIRIGSAFPDNDFDQTVMDVRGLHLLSGLPRTIQLQAGDLREAIAEPLNVIVEAVKRTLERTPPELAADIVDRGIMLAGGGALVRGISDLISHETGIFTHVAEDPLLCVVNGCGQVLEDYKRLQRVLDTPEFVRSATSL, from the coding sequence GTGCTTTTTCGTCGATTTCAGCTTTCCCGTGACATCGGTATCGACCTCGGCACTGCCAATACCCTGATTTATGTCTCCGGCAAGGGGATTGTGTTGCAAGAGCCTTCAGTGGTGGCGATTGATCTCGAGCGGGGGGTGCCCCTGGCGGTCGGTGATGAAGCGAAGCTGATGCTGGGCCGTACGCCTGGGAATATTCGTGCGGTGCGGCCCCTGCGTGATGGTGTGATCGCTGATTTTGATGCAGCTGAGCAGATGCTCAAAAGTTTCATTCAAAAAGGCAACGAGGGGCGCGGAATCATTGCCCCACGCCTGGTGGTGGGGATCCCCAGCGGTGTGACGGGTGTGGAGCGCCGTGCCGTACGTGAGGCAGGCCTGGCCGGTGCCAGAGAAGTGCATCTCATCGACGAGCCCGTGGCCGCGGCGATTGGTGCTGGTTTGCCGGTGACGGAGCCAGTCGGCACGATGATTGTGGATATTGGGGGAGGAACCACCGAAGTGGCGGTGCTCAGCCTTGGAGGCACCGTACTGAGTGAATCCGTTCGAGTTGCCGGTGATGAAATCAGCGATTCGATCGGTGTCCATCTCAAAAAGGTTCACAACCTGGTGGTGGGCGAGCGCACTGCCGAAGACATCAAGATTCGAATCGGTTCCGCATTCCCAGACAACGACTTCGATCAGACGGTGATGGATGTGCGTGGCTTGCACCTCCTGTCTGGTTTGCCGCGCACGATTCAGCTCCAAGCTGGTGACCTTCGTGAGGCCATCGCTGAGCCCCTCAATGTGATTGTTGAGGCGGTGAAACGCACGCTCGAACGCACCCCCCCTGAGCTGGCGGCAGACATCGTTGATCGCGGAATCATGCTTGCCGGCGGTGGGGCCCTGGTGAGGGGGATTAGTGACCTGATCAGCCATGAAACGGGGATCTTCACCCACGTTGCGGAAGATCCTCTTCTCTGCGTGGTGAATGGCTGCGGTCAGGTGCTTGAGGATTACAAGCGCCTGCAGCGTGTGCTGGATACACCCGAATTCGTTCGTTCTGCTACGAGCCTCTAA
- the rpaB gene encoding response regulator transcription factor RpaB — protein sequence MPTDGPSVKGTILVVDDEPAVRRVLLMRLQLAGYNVVSAEDGEEALEKFHSESPDLVVLDVMLPKMDGFAVCRRLRAESCVPIIFLSALESISERVAGLDLGADDYLPKPFSPKELEARIFTILRRVGSGSATVEPREIPSGQGVMRVGDLVVDTNRRQVNRGTERIALTYTEFSLLELLFRDPGHVVPRAEILEQLWGYPPRRAADLRVVDVYVARLRGKLEPDPRNPEMILTVRGIGYSSQRMGEPAGAPAAV from the coding sequence ATGCCCACAGATGGGCCTTCTGTAAAAGGAACCATTCTTGTGGTTGACGACGAGCCCGCAGTGAGGCGGGTTTTGTTGATGCGTCTGCAATTGGCTGGTTACAACGTCGTCTCCGCTGAGGATGGTGAGGAGGCGCTGGAAAAGTTTCACAGTGAATCGCCGGATCTCGTCGTTCTCGACGTGATGCTTCCAAAAATGGATGGCTTTGCTGTCTGCAGGCGCTTACGCGCTGAGTCATGCGTTCCGATTATTTTTCTTTCGGCTTTGGAGTCCATCTCTGAGCGCGTGGCTGGCCTTGACCTTGGAGCTGACGACTATCTTCCAAAGCCCTTTAGCCCAAAGGAACTTGAAGCCCGCATTTTCACGATCCTGAGACGGGTGGGGTCCGGTTCTGCCACCGTTGAGCCCCGCGAGATTCCCAGTGGCCAAGGGGTGATGCGTGTTGGAGATTTAGTGGTTGACACCAATCGCCGTCAGGTGAATCGGGGAACGGAACGCATCGCTCTGACATACACAGAATTCAGCCTTCTTGAATTGCTCTTCCGCGACCCGGGTCATGTGGTCCCGAGGGCCGAAATCCTTGAGCAGCTTTGGGGGTATCCGCCCCGACGTGCGGCTGACCTAAGGGTTGTTGATGTGTACGTGGCACGCCTGCGAGGAAAGCTTGAGCCCGACCCGCGTAATCCTGAAATGATTCTCACGGTGAGAGGGATCGGCTACTCGTCCCAACGCATGGGCGAACCTGCAGGAGCACCTGCAGCAGTTTGA
- the mreC gene encoding rod shape-determining protein MreC — MGSSPWPQGTRSRSLKRILPWLALLGVLGIVRWSKGAGFADAYALLSRPFWPGSAQKQWIQSAQQQNDATRLQLLEVDNARLRGLLALDRQGANNAISAAVISRTPEGWWQQILLGKGTLDGIQKGDAVIGTGGLIGRVQSATPATSLVRLLTAPGSRIGVWVPRTRQHALLVGMGTSRPELKFIDRDVKVRPGDLVSTSPASTLLPANLPVAVVQSLNSREVPAPTALVQLIAPPDAIDWVQVSRR, encoded by the coding sequence ATGGGCTCCTCGCCGTGGCCGCAGGGAACGCGTTCCCGGAGCCTGAAACGAATCTTGCCTTGGCTCGCTCTTCTCGGAGTGCTGGGGATCGTGCGATGGAGCAAGGGTGCAGGCTTTGCCGATGCCTATGCCTTGCTGTCGCGTCCATTTTGGCCTGGATCAGCTCAGAAACAGTGGATCCAGTCAGCGCAGCAGCAGAACGATGCCACGCGTTTGCAGCTGCTCGAGGTGGATAACGCCCGTTTGAGGGGGTTGCTTGCGCTGGATCGTCAAGGTGCCAACAACGCGATTTCCGCTGCTGTGATCTCCAGAACGCCTGAAGGCTGGTGGCAGCAGATCTTGCTGGGAAAGGGGACTCTGGATGGCATTCAAAAAGGTGATGCGGTGATCGGTACAGGTGGCTTGATTGGCCGGGTTCAAAGTGCCACGCCTGCCACAAGCCTTGTGCGTTTGCTCACCGCCCCTGGAAGTCGAATTGGCGTTTGGGTGCCACGGACCCGCCAACATGCCCTGCTGGTGGGAATGGGAACGTCCCGTCCTGAATTGAAATTCATTGATCGAGATGTGAAGGTGCGACCCGGTGATCTCGTGAGCACCTCCCCAGCCAGCACCCTGCTGCCTGCGAATCTTCCGGTGGCCGTGGTGCAGTCCTTGAATTCCAGGGAGGTGCCGGCTCCAACGGCTTTGGTTCAGTTGATTGCGCCTCCGGATGCGATCGATTGGGTGCAGGTGAGTAGGCGCTGA